The proteins below are encoded in one region of Candidatus Woesearchaeota archaeon:
- a CDS encoding response regulator codes for MALEYILVADDTPEFREKMVAAFHKMGYITENNYQVKEFMDGKTLLNFYHKHSEQVSMILTDNQMPEMTGLDIMRNLDNIVYVISSTPRLKERVKNDPTLRKTAAQRIYDKYDENVYGQIIDNAIEKGLLKRLK; via the coding sequence ATGGCTTTGGAATATATTTTAGTAGCTGACGATACTCCTGAATTTAGAGAGAAAATGGTTGCAGCATTCCATAAAATGGGTTATATAACCGAAAATAACTATCAGGTAAAGGAATTTATGGATGGAAAAACATTATTAAATTTCTACCATAAGCACAGCGAACAAGTAAGCATGATACTAACAGATAACCAGATGCCAGAAATGACTGGTTTGGACATAATGAGGAATTTAGACAACATAGTATATGTAATTTCCTCAACCCCCAGACTGAAAGAAAGGGTAAAAAATGATCCTACGCTTAGAAAAACTGCTGCACAAAGAATATATGATAAGTATGATGAAAATGTATATGGGCAAATAATCGATAATGCCATAGAAAAAGGTCTTTTGAAAAGATTAAAATGA